The proteins below are encoded in one region of Microbispora sp. NBC_01189:
- the thiS gene encoding sulfur carrier protein ThiS: MKVTINGGPAELPEGATVGDAVRTLTALTSGVAAAVNGEVVSRGAWDSTRVEDGDGVEVLTAVQGG, from the coding sequence ATGAAGGTCACGATCAACGGAGGCCCGGCCGAGCTGCCGGAGGGGGCGACGGTGGGCGACGCCGTACGGACCCTCACGGCGCTCACGTCGGGCGTCGCGGCGGCGGTCAACGGCGAGGTGGTGAGCCGCGGCGCCTGGGACTCCACACGGGTGGAGGACGGCGACGGCGTCGAGGTGCTCACCGCGGTGCAGGGAGGATGA
- the thiO gene encoding glycine oxidase ThiO: MSSTRPSGSEPGHDVVIVGGGVAGLAAAWRTARRGLSVAVVDPAPGSGATHAAAGMLAPVSEVTYTEEPLLRLGLASLAAWPAFRAELEDESGTGLDYRAEGTLEVARGADDMALLDDLAAFERTLGLRVERLTGRECRSFEPMLSPAVRGGLLARDDAWVDPRRLVRALLTAFEKAGGTLVAERAAEVVVPGRGSPSVRLASGGTVPAGRVVVAAGSWSAALLPGLPVRPVKGQILRLRGPRGFLTRCVRGLVHGSPAYLVPRGDGEIVLGATSEELGYDARVTAGGVYELLRDARELVPGLTELELAETAVGFRPGTPDNLPLIGPAGPPGVLAATGHGRSGVLLSPITAEAVAALLTGGAVPEAALSCDPGRFRT, encoded by the coding sequence GTGTCCTCCACACGGCCCTCCGGGAGCGAGCCCGGCCACGACGTCGTGATCGTGGGCGGTGGCGTGGCGGGCCTCGCCGCCGCCTGGCGTACGGCCCGGCGCGGACTGTCCGTCGCCGTGGTGGACCCCGCGCCGGGAAGCGGCGCCACCCACGCCGCCGCCGGGATGCTCGCACCGGTCAGCGAGGTGACCTACACGGAGGAGCCGCTGCTGCGGCTCGGGCTGGCGTCGCTGGCCGCCTGGCCGGCGTTCCGGGCGGAGCTGGAGGACGAGTCCGGCACCGGCCTCGACTACCGCGCCGAGGGCACGCTGGAGGTCGCCCGCGGCGCGGACGACATGGCCCTCCTCGACGACCTCGCGGCCTTCGAGCGCACGCTCGGCCTGCGGGTCGAACGGCTGACCGGGCGTGAGTGCCGCTCCTTCGAGCCGATGCTCTCCCCCGCGGTGCGCGGCGGCCTGCTGGCCCGCGACGACGCCTGGGTCGACCCCCGCCGGCTCGTCCGCGCGCTGCTGACCGCGTTCGAGAAGGCGGGCGGCACGCTGGTGGCCGAACGCGCCGCCGAGGTCGTCGTCCCCGGGCGGGGCTCCCCGTCGGTGCGGCTGGCGTCCGGCGGGACCGTCCCGGCCGGCCGGGTCGTGGTGGCCGCCGGATCGTGGTCGGCCGCCCTGCTCCCCGGCCTGCCCGTACGGCCGGTCAAGGGGCAGATCCTCCGGCTGCGGGGCCCCCGGGGGTTCCTCACCCGGTGCGTGCGGGGACTGGTGCACGGCTCCCCCGCCTACCTCGTCCCCCGGGGCGACGGGGAGATCGTCCTGGGCGCCACCTCCGAGGAGCTGGGGTACGACGCGCGGGTCACCGCCGGCGGGGTGTACGAGCTGCTGCGCGACGCCCGCGAGCTGGTGCCCGGCCTCACCGAGCTCGAACTGGCCGAGACGGCCGTCGGCTTCCGCCCCGGGACCCCGGACAACCTTCCGCTCATCGGCCCCGCCGGGCCCCCCGGCGTCCTCGCGGCGACCGGGCACGGCCGGAGCGGCGTGCTGCTGTCCCCGATCACCGCCGAGGCCGTCGCCGCGCTCCTCACCGGCGGCGCGGTGCCGGAGGCCGCCCTGTCCTGCGACCCAGGGAGATTCCGCACATGA
- a CDS encoding NAD(P)/FAD-dependent oxidoreductase has translation MDHVVVVGAGLAGVRSIEALRARGFTGRITLIGEEHHRPYDRPPLSKTVLLGDADSTVVDSDLDAMDVRLCLGTAAKGLRDSVLETTEGELEYDGLVIATGATPVRLRGEGHQHVLRTIDDALALRERLVPGARVAVVGAGWIGAEVATAAAKAGCAVTVVEAGESPLAAAVGPAVGCHTIGWYARAGVELRLGAMVGTVDADGLTLMSGARVPADVVVSGVGVRPSVDWLKGSAVRLDDGVVVDEHLRTSLPNVVAVGDCANWWSRRFGTRLRVEHWDTALQAPDTAAATLLGDEAVYDPVPYFWSEQFDHMLQFAGHPAPDDRVLLRGDPRADGKWAVCWLTPEDRLAAVFTVDRPRDVVQGRRLVEAGRRLDPRRVADPAVPLRDCIMA, from the coding sequence GTGGATCACGTCGTGGTGGTGGGTGCCGGCCTGGCCGGCGTGCGAAGCATCGAGGCGCTGAGGGCCCGGGGGTTCACCGGGCGCATCACGCTCATCGGCGAGGAACACCATCGCCCCTATGACCGCCCGCCGCTCTCGAAGACGGTGCTGCTCGGCGACGCCGACTCCACCGTGGTCGACTCCGATCTCGACGCCATGGACGTGCGGCTGTGCCTCGGCACGGCCGCCAAGGGCCTGCGGGACAGCGTGCTGGAGACGACCGAGGGAGAGCTGGAGTACGACGGCCTGGTCATCGCCACCGGAGCCACCCCGGTCCGGCTGCGGGGCGAGGGCCACCAGCATGTGCTGCGCACGATCGACGACGCGCTCGCGCTGCGCGAGCGGCTGGTGCCCGGCGCCCGCGTGGCCGTCGTCGGCGCCGGCTGGATCGGCGCCGAGGTCGCGACCGCGGCGGCCAAAGCGGGGTGCGCGGTGACCGTGGTGGAGGCGGGGGAGAGCCCGCTCGCCGCCGCGGTCGGCCCGGCGGTCGGCTGCCACACGATCGGCTGGTACGCCCGGGCCGGCGTCGAGCTGCGCCTCGGCGCGATGGTCGGGACGGTGGACGCCGACGGGCTCACGCTCATGTCCGGCGCGCGGGTGCCCGCCGACGTGGTGGTCTCCGGCGTCGGGGTGCGCCCCTCGGTCGACTGGCTCAAGGGCTCGGCCGTACGGCTCGACGACGGCGTGGTCGTCGACGAGCACCTGCGCACGTCGCTGCCGAACGTGGTCGCGGTGGGCGACTGCGCCAACTGGTGGTCGCGCAGGTTCGGCACCCGGCTGCGGGTCGAGCACTGGGACACCGCGCTTCAGGCCCCCGACACGGCCGCCGCCACGCTGCTGGGCGATGAGGCGGTCTACGACCCCGTGCCGTACTTCTGGTCGGAGCAGTTCGATCACATGCTGCAGTTCGCCGGACACCCGGCCCCGGACGACCGGGTGCTGCTGCGCGGTGACCCGCGGGCGGACGGGAAGTGGGCGGTGTGCTGGCTGACCCCGGAGGACCGGCTCGCCGCGGTGTTCACCGTGGACCGGCCGCGCGACGTGGTGCAGGGCCGGCGCCTGGTGGAGGCCGGCCGGAGGCTCGACCCCCGGCGGGTGGCCGATCCGGCCGTGCCGCTCCGCGACTGCATTATGGCGTAG
- a CDS encoding thiazole synthase, protein MTGMTEQDASGDVFVLGGEKFASRLIMGTGGAPSLEVLDQALEASGTELTTVAMRRLDPAARGSVLDLLRARDIRVLPNTAGCFTAGEAVLTARLAREALETNWVKLEVIADERTLLPDPIETFDAAERLVADGFVVLPYIGDDPALARRLEGAGCAAVMPLGAPIGSGLGIRNPHSIELIAEAAAVPVILDAGIGTASDAALAMELGCDAVLLASAVTRAHRPGLMAAAMRQAVTAGRLARLSGRIPRRRYAEASSPVRSA, encoded by the coding sequence ATGACGGGAATGACGGAACAGGACGCCTCCGGCGACGTCTTCGTGCTCGGCGGGGAGAAGTTCGCCTCGCGGCTGATCATGGGGACCGGCGGCGCGCCGTCGCTGGAGGTGCTCGACCAGGCGCTGGAGGCGTCCGGCACCGAGCTGACGACCGTCGCGATGCGCAGGCTGGACCCGGCCGCCCGCGGCTCGGTGCTCGACCTGCTGCGGGCGCGGGACATCAGGGTGCTGCCGAACACGGCCGGCTGCTTCACGGCCGGCGAGGCCGTGCTGACCGCCCGGCTGGCCCGCGAGGCGCTGGAGACGAACTGGGTCAAGCTGGAGGTCATCGCCGACGAACGGACCCTGCTGCCCGATCCGATCGAGACCTTCGACGCGGCGGAACGGCTGGTGGCCGACGGCTTCGTCGTGCTGCCGTACATCGGCGACGACCCCGCGCTGGCGCGCCGGCTGGAGGGCGCCGGATGCGCGGCGGTGATGCCGCTCGGCGCCCCGATCGGCTCGGGCCTCGGCATCCGCAACCCGCACAGCATCGAGCTGATCGCCGAGGCGGCCGCGGTGCCGGTCATCCTCGACGCGGGGATCGGCACGGCCAGCGACGCGGCCCTCGCGATGGAGCTGGGCTGCGACGCCGTGCTGCTCGCCAGCGCCGTGACGCGGGCGCACCGGCCCGGCCTCATGGCCGCCGCCATGCGGCAGGCGGTCACGGCCGGACGGCTCGCCCGCCTGTCCGGGCGCATCCCCCGCCGCCGTTACGCCGAGGCGTCCTCGCCCGTCCGCTCCGCGTGA